The Anolis carolinensis isolate JA03-04 chromosome 2, rAnoCar3.1.pri, whole genome shotgun sequence genome has a window encoding:
- the LOC103277991 gene encoding uncharacterized protein LOC103277991: MPHTPRQRLQPRAPVWSETETRDFLALWGELLILRWIENRPPNSDIYEDLSAQMMARGHERNASQCRNRARDLKRSYRRAKDAQVCAGAEPVSCRYFRELDRMFGGEMDSVANRSLGSMDGSRRVVVKTEDAEDMEAHVSEEEGNQMTPPNTLSSMDADTDTETEPNLGISRDLVASDPDVIETTIGEECSEEKPVPLRRQPVAGPSEDGHHVATGRGRRENSLGRPLTTAERMASMRERKRRSHEEMMHEIMTDYRRTWETMEALHERGEVSAGEFREAMLREMLLDREARTREAQLDRESRAREAQLDRESRARDSQLEREIRIKELNMIEAELQRTRDLLHPMVDAVVSVAEILRTTGKKLRQSCQLNQSEEGPFLELGDNK; the protein is encoded by the exons ATGCCACACACCCCGCGCCAACGCTTGCAGCCCCGCGCACCTGTGTGGTCCGAGACGGAAACGCGGGATTTCCTGGCCCTCTGGGGTGAGCTCCTCATCCTGCGGTGGATCGAAAATCGCCCACCAAACAGTGACATCTACGAAGACCTCTCGGCCCAAATGATGGCCCGGGGTCACGAGCGCAATGCCTCGCAGTGTAGGAACAGAGCTCGGGATCTGAAGCGGAGCTACCGGAGGGCCAAGGATGCACAAGTGTGCGCCGGAGCAGAACCGGTTTCCTGTCGCTACTTCCGAGAGTTGGATCGGATGTTCGGTGGCGAAATGGACAGCGTTGCAAATCGAAGCCTGGGCAGCATGGACGGATCCAGGCGCGTTGTTGTGAAGACCGAGGACGCTGAAGATATGGAGGCCCACGTCTCTGAGGAAGAGGGCAACCAAATGACGCCACCAAACACGCTTTCGAGCATGGATGCCGACACTGACACAGAAACAGAACCCAATTTGGGGATCTCGCGAGATCTGGTGGCCTCAGACCCGGATGTGATTGAAACCACAATAGGAGAAGAGTGCTCTGAAGAGAAACCAGTGCCTTTACGCAGACAACCAGTCGCTGGCCCCAGTGAAGATGGGCATCATGTTGCTACTG GCCGCGGAAGACGGGAGAATAGCCTTGGGCGTCCTCTGACAACAGCGGAAAGAATGGCATCCATGCGGGAGAGGAAGCGGCGGTCGCATGAAGAAATGATGCATGAGATCATGACAGACTACAGGAGGACCTGGGAAACCATGGAGGCACTTCACGAAAGAGGCGAAGTCAGTGCTGGGGAGTTTCGTGAAGCAATGCTGAGGGAAATGCTTCTAGATCGAGAGGCTCGGACCCGAGAAGCCCAGCTCGATCGTGAATCTCGGGCTCGAGAGGCCCAGTTGGACAGAGAGTCAAGGGCCAGGGACAGCCAGCTGGAGAGGGAGATCAGGATTAAGGAGCTCAACATGATTGAAGCAGAGTTGCAGCGCACCAGGGATCTCCTCCATCCCATGGTTGATGCTGTGGTCTCTGTTGCTGAGATCTTGCGTACAACAGGCAAAAAACTACGGCAGTCTTGTCAACTGAACCAAAGTGAAGAAGGTCCCTTTTTGGAATTGGGAGATAACAAATAG
- the LOC103277993 gene encoding zinc finger protein 239, whose product MASKTWDHICVKEEPEHLEVNMELTGESKETVSQSLKHKRECKSQDSLEKQNEPASNARLKVAAEYKEPGLNSVDQIVIQQLIHIGKNKISCIKQEDAFCQSAGLSKPQIIHFGEKPYLCIICNKTFRNHSGLMVHQRIHTGEKPYKCPDCEKSFNQRSHLTSHRGTHTGEKPFKCFDCGKSFSYNSGLIIHQRIHTGEKPYKCNDCEKSFSQKSHLLSHQRTHVGEKSFKCLDCGKSFSYNSGLVIHQRIHTGEKPYKCSDCGKSFNQRSHLISHQGIHTGRKPYTCKDCGKSFSFNSGLVIHQRLHTGEKPYKCSNCGKSFNQKSHLISHQRVHSGLKP is encoded by the coding sequence ATGGCATCTAAGACCTGGGATCACATATGTGTAAAAGAGGAGCCAGAGCATCTGGAAGTGAATATGGAGTTGACAGGAGAATCAAAAGAGACAGTTTCCCAAAGCCTGAAACATAAAAGAGAGTGTAAGAGTCAGGATTCCTTAGAGAAGCAAAATGAACCTGCTTCTAATGCAAGGCTAAAGGTAGCCGCTGAATACAAGGAGCCGGGTTTAAACAGTGTTGACCAAATTGTTATCCAGCAGTTGATCCACATTGGAAAAAATAAGATCTCCTGCATCAAGCAGGAGGATGCCTTCTGTCAGAGCGCTGGCCTCAGTAAACCTCAGATCATCCATTTTGGAGAGAAACCATACTTGTGCATCATCTGTAATAAAACCTTCCGCAACCACTCGGGACTTATGGTACATCAGcgaatccacacaggggagaagccgtataaATGTCCTGATTGCGAGAAGAGCTTCAACCAGCGATCGCACCTGACCTCTCACCGtgggacccacacaggggagaagcccttcaAGTGCTTTGACTGCGGGAAAAGTTTCAGTTACAACTCGGGGCTCATCATCCACCAgcggatccacacaggggaaaagccGTACAAATGCAATGACTGCGAAAAAAGCTTCAGTCAGAAGTCCCACCTGCTTTCTCACCAGAGGACGCATGTGGGAGAGAAGTCCTTTAAATGCCTCGACTGCGGAAAGAGTTTCAGCTACAATTCTGGCCTTGTTATACATCAgcggatccacacaggggagaagccctacaaaTGCTCTGACTGCGGGAAGAGCTTCAATCAGCGGTCGCACCTCATCTCCCACCAAGGTATTCATACAGGAAGGAAGCCCTATACGTGCAAAGACTGTGGCAAGAGTTTCAGCTTCAACTCTGGGCTTGTGATCCATCAACGGCTTCATacaggggagaaaccttataaatgctcCAACTGTGGGAAAAGCTTCAATCAGAAGTCACATCTCATTTCACATCAGAGGGTTCACAGTGGGCTAAAACCCTAG